GTGCTCGGGGTGCGGCACCACGGGCCCGGCTCGGCGCGCTCGGTCGTCGCCGCGCTGGAGCGGCTGCGCCCGCAGGCCGTCCTCGTCGAGGGCCCCGCCGACGCCGACCCGCTGCTGGAGCGGGTGGGCGACCCCGCCCTCGTCCCGCCGGTCGCCGTGCTCGCCCATGCCGTCGACGACCCCGGGCGCGCCGCGTTCTGGCCCTTCGCGGAGTTCTCGCCGGAGTGGCAGGCCGTCCGCTGGGCCCGCGCGGCCGGTGTCCCGGTGCGGTTCTGCGACCTGCCCGCCGCCGTCACGCTGGCCCCGTCCGGCACCCGCCGGAGCCTCGCCGCGCCGCCCGCCGACGAGCGACGCGGCGACGTGCCCGACGACGCGCCTGGCGCCAAGCCAAGTCGG
This genomic window from Aquipuribacter hungaricus contains:
- a CDS encoding DUF5682 family protein, with the translated sequence MTTAGVHVLGVRHHGPGSARSVVAALERLRPQAVLVEGPADADPLLERVGDPALVPPVAVLAHAVDDPGRAAFWPFAEFSPEWQAVRWARAAGVPVRFCDLPAAVTLAPSGTRRSLAAPPADERRGDVPDDAPGAKPSR